Below is a window of Dictyostelium discoideum AX4 chromosome 1 chromosome, whole genome shotgun sequence DNA.
tttaataccatGAGATTTTGAATCGATAAAGTAAGAGATTAaagttgataaaattaaaataataactgCAATTGGtactttatattttaatttctgatTTAATTGtctaaataatattaaaattgctAAAGCAGTTACACCAAATAAAACTGTCCAACCATGAATTGAACGAAAATGTTCAATATAGGCTTCAACAAATTCTGGAAATGTTGAAACTGTACTTGGTACTGGTATTGATGTTAAACCTTTAATTTGACTACAAATGATTAATAAAGAAGCAGCTTGAATAAAACCCATTAAAATTGGATTACTTAATagattttcaattataaaacCAGCTCTTAAGAAACCAATTGTCATTAGAATTAAACCTGATAAAAGTGATAAACAAATTGCCTCTGTTAAATATTCTGGATCAGTCGATGGTAAACCAATAACATTTGGAATTAATAAACTAACCATTGCAACTGGGCCAactgaaatttcatttgatgtACCAAAAATACCATAAACTATTGGACCAATGAATGCAGAATATAAACCATAGATTGCTGGTAAACCACCTAAAATTGCATAAGCCATAGATTGTGGTACCAACATAAGACCGACTGTAATCGATGAAATAACATCatcttttatatattttaatttataactTGGTACCCATCTTGTAATTGGTAGCATTGATAATAGAAATGCCTTTATAACTTGtctattaatttcattaattactTTTGTAACTATTAATTCCTTTAAAGAGAATTGATATGAACCTGGTGAATATGATTTATGAATTGGTACATATTGAGTTGGATCAACTGCTTTTCTTGCATCACCTCTTATATCTGGTGATCTtctaatcatttttataGTTTCAATAATTGTTggatattgatttttaaatttatttataatttctaaaaaataaaaaaaaaaaaaataaaaaaaaatacacatattaataatttatatatagataatttttaaaaataattattattatttttaccattATAACAATCATTAACAAATGAATCAAAATATTGATCAATTGTTTGATCAATAATTAAAGGATCTTGTTCAACTGAaagtgaaaatgaaatttcttCACGTTTTTTATAACTTAAACTAAGgaaatattcttttaattctctTTTCATTtgtgaaattgattttaattgacCATCAGAATCTTtatataaatcatttgaaaaatcatcAGTATCTTTATCACTTAATTcactaaataaattatcttcAATAATATCATCTTGATCAGGACTCATTAAtctatttgaattaatacttgattttaataaactattattatcacttatatatggtaaatttaaattatttatatcactTCCTTCAtgtatactattattattattattattattattattattattattattattattattattattattattattattattattgtttttatcattattattattattattattattatcatcatcactactactactattattattattttcataaacttctaataaattttcatttgatctttctttttttgaattttttaattcatttggagtgaataaaatattatttggtgaatttaaattattattattattattattattatttttatttttatttttattatttttatttattaaaagatttggtgattttggtgatggtttagtatttgtaattgtatttaaaagattatcaaAATATGATAAAGAATCttcaaatctttttttaattctttgatTTAATTCCATATCGGAAtctttattctttaaaatgtCCACTACCATATTATCTCTTGGTGATGAGATTTCAATATTCTCCATTTCAACACCAGCACTACCACCCAAATAAGTTGATCTTCTTACACCACTAAAGTCACTAGAATTTGATGATCCATCGTCATATTGATCAGCATTGTTATATGGTGATCCTGATGGTCCTGATAATGGagtattttctaaatttccattttcattatcgattttttttgtcattctttaaaataaaatataaaaaaaaaatattaataaataaattaataaacaaatcttaaaaaaaagattttagaaaaagattttagaaagaaaaaaaaaaaaaaaaaaaaaaaaaaaaaaaaaaaaaaaaatgaaaaaaaaaaaaagaaaaaaagagaaaaaaaaaaaaaatatataagtTTAtagtaaatcaattttttttttattgtaatttggGTGattagaaagaaaaaaaaaaaataataataataataaacaataataattacattgcaattatttaaaaatgaagtcatgtaaaaattaaaaaaaattagaaaaataaaaaaataaaaaaataaaaaataaataaatgtatacacaatattaatatttaaattacaataaacaATAGGTTTCTTTTGATTATTTCTcccatatatatataaatctataaaaaaaaataaataaaaaaaaaaataaaaaataaacaaataatggtcatggtaataatgataataataatagtggtaaatttaaaaaaagtaaccATTTGACAATGATTGTGGTTATAGTGTGGTATTTAACATTaagtgtaaaaaaaaaaaaaaaaaaaaaaaaaaaaaaaaaaaatttaaatgtgtTTATACTATATCTATATATAGGggtgatttaaaaaaataaaaaacaaaaaaaaaaaaaaaaaaaaaaaaaaaaaaaataaaaaaaaagaaagaaagaaagaaataaataatttttaccttttcgttaatataaaaatgaatggTTATATgttaatctattttttaaatatgtttttagatatcttttttttttttattatttatttatttttttttttttttttttttttatttaaaaaaatttttaataaactttttttttttttttttttttaaagaaatatagaattttatttatttaaaaaaattattattataataattgataaaaaaaaataataatattaaaaaataaaaaacaaacttgataacataataaaaaaaaaaaaaaaaaaaaaacttgataacatgaaaaaaaaaaaaaattaaaaaaaaaactaaaaagaaatcaagcAACGTTGCCACCCCCAACATTCACCACCGAATGGTTAtgcaaattaaaaaaaaaaaaaaaaaaactggtTATGTtgggtgaaaaaaaaataaaaaaaaaaaaaaattagataaaaTTCCCCACAACTggtgaaaaataatttttttgaattaaattttttaattttttgattggtCTGTCACCCCATCTACACCATTTATAATAATCTGATAGAAAATTTAAACTGCCAGGCAAATAAAAGacaaaaaacacaaaaaaacaaaaaaacaaaataaaatacaaaataaa
It encodes the following:
- a CDS encoding hypothetical protein (Q9FY46 Sulfate transporter 4.1, chloroplast precursor (AST82)), which codes for MTKKIDNENGNLENTPLSGPSGSPYNNADQYDDGSSNSSDFSGVRRSTYLGGSAGVEMENIEISSPRDNMVVDILKNKDSDMELNQRIKKRFEDSLSYFDNLLNTITNTKPSPKSPNLLINKNNKNKNKNNNNNNNNNLNSPNNILFTPNELKNSKKERSNENLLEVYENNNNSSSSDDDNNNNNNNNDKNNNNNNNNNNNNNNNNNNNNNNNNNSIHEGSDINNLNLPYISDNNSLLKSSINSNRLMSPDQDDIIEDNLFSELSDKDTDDFSNDLYKDSDGQLKSISQMKRELKEYFLSLSYKKREEISFSLSVEQDPLIIDQTIDQYFDSFVNDCYNEIINKFKNQYPTIIETIKMIRRSPDIRGDARKAVDPTQYVPIHKSYSPGSYQFSLKELIVTKVINEINRQVIKAFLLSMLPITRWVPSYKLKYIKDDVISSITVGLMLVPQSMAYAILGGLPAIYGLYSAFIGPIVYGIFGTSNEISVGPVAMVSLLIPNVIGLPSTDPEYLTEAICLSLLSGLILMTIGFLRAGFIIENLLSNPILMGFIQAASLLIICSQIKGLTSIPVPSTVSTFPEFVEAYIEHFRSIHGWTVLFGVTALAILILFRQLNQKLKYKVPIAVIILILSTLISYFIDSKSHGIKIIDSIPSGLPTPKAVSLTAERIGKLIVGAFIISILGFVESISIAKKFSSIRKYTIDPSQELISLGMVNLIGSFLQAMPATGSFSRTAVNFQTNSRSRVCSIVSGIIVACVLLFLTPIIKHTPLCILSAIVIAAAISLFEFKESYELFKHGEVLGFAQLLFVFIITLMLGSEIGIVVAFCVSILQIIYFSARPQLVTLGRLPGTLVFRNVNHYSGAITNKRVKILRYDARLTYYTVNHFRDCLYNVISNDNNNNNNNNINATTGGDNSPSIDNGTIHTVIIDMVNVSSIDSTAIDVLNEIVDFFKSQNVTILWSDIRPAIQKVMHRTGFLKKIDHQHFFNSTDKALEYSLSN